In Pseudocalidococcus azoricus BACA0444, a single genomic region encodes these proteins:
- a CDS encoding (Fe-S)-binding protein, translating into MSESPASLPGSATAYPPFLGFDNQSPPDPQLIDTCVHCGFCLATCPSYRVIGKETDSPRGRIYLMDGVNTAQIPLSPATVQHFDSCLGCLACVTTCPSGVAYDQLIAATRPQVERNHKRPLGEQLLRTLIFTTFPYPQRLRALLAPLWLYQKTGLQTLWRRSPLAKLLPKSLGAMEKMLPPIPAQAWQDQFPTVIPAQGEKRFRVGFILGCVQRIFLPEVNAATVRVLTANGCEVVIPPSQGCCAALSHHQGQEAQAQALARQMIDTFALWDLDAVIINASGCGHTLKEYGQLLAEDPDYATPAKAFASKVKDVQEFLANVGLTAPLHPLQEESLTLVYQDACHMIHGQKISLQPRQLLRKIPGVILREPIDAALCCGSAGVYNIFQPDVAAELGRQKVKNLAQTKAEVIVSANVGCTLQIRQYLPEQGHTTPVYHPMQLLDWSIRQEHIPEN; encoded by the coding sequence ATGTCAGAGTCGCCAGCCTCATTACCCGGATCCGCGACCGCCTATCCCCCTTTCCTTGGCTTTGATAACCAATCCCCCCCGGATCCGCAACTGATTGATACCTGTGTCCACTGTGGGTTTTGTTTAGCCACCTGCCCTAGTTATCGGGTGATTGGCAAAGAAACGGACTCTCCTCGGGGGCGGATCTACTTGATGGATGGAGTTAACACCGCCCAAATTCCCCTCTCACCGGCAACTGTCCAACATTTTGACTCCTGTTTAGGTTGTTTAGCCTGTGTCACCACCTGCCCCTCGGGGGTGGCCTATGACCAGTTAATTGCTGCCACACGCCCCCAGGTTGAACGGAATCACAAACGGCCTTTAGGGGAGCAACTCCTACGGACACTGATCTTCACTACATTTCCCTATCCCCAGCGTTTACGGGCCCTGTTGGCTCCCCTCTGGCTCTATCAAAAAACTGGGCTACAAACCCTCTGGCGGCGGTCTCCGTTGGCGAAACTGTTGCCTAAATCCCTCGGGGCGATGGAAAAAATGTTGCCCCCGATTCCGGCCCAGGCCTGGCAGGATCAATTTCCAACCGTGATTCCAGCCCAAGGGGAAAAGCGATTTCGGGTTGGGTTCATTCTCGGCTGTGTCCAACGGATTTTCTTACCAGAAGTTAACGCGGCCACTGTCCGGGTTTTGACGGCTAATGGCTGTGAAGTCGTGATTCCCCCTAGCCAAGGCTGTTGCGCTGCTCTATCCCACCACCAAGGCCAAGAAGCTCAGGCCCAAGCTCTTGCCCGTCAGATGATTGATACCTTTGCCCTGTGGGATTTAGATGCCGTGATTATTAACGCCTCTGGTTGCGGCCATACCCTTAAGGAATACGGACAATTACTAGCAGAGGATCCAGACTACGCCACACCCGCAAAGGCCTTTGCCAGCAAAGTTAAAGATGTTCAGGAATTTCTCGCCAATGTGGGTTTAACCGCTCCCCTCCATCCCCTGCAAGAAGAGTCCCTGACATTGGTTTATCAAGATGCCTGTCACATGATCCATGGGCAAAAAATTAGCCTGCAACCTCGCCAACTTTTACGGAAAATTCCCGGTGTGATCTTGCGAGAACCCATTGATGCCGCTTTGTGCTGTGGCAGTGCCGGGGTTTATAACATTTTCCAGCCGGACGTGGCCGCGGAACTGGGCCGACAAAAAGTCAAAAACCTGGCCCAAACCAAAGCAGAGGTAATTGTCTCAGCTAATGTCGGTTGTACGCTGCAAATTCGTCAATATCTCCCAGAGCAGGGCCACACAACCCCGGTTTATCATCCGATGCAGCTTTTAGATTGGTCAATTCGCCAAGAACACATTCCCGAGAATTAA
- a CDS encoding FAD-binding oxidoreductase, whose product MTVISAQAMIETLSTIVGHDSLQAWADHPDHLTWQKALDPQSQPVAVVYPASVAQVQEIIKVAAKQGWRILPLGSGSKLAWGGLGVADIFLSTARLSQLIDHAAADMTVTAQAGITFQSLQQHLKPEQQFIPLNPIQPNQATLGGIASTRDTGSLRHRYGTIRDLCLGVQFVRADGTLVKSGGRVVKNVAGYDLHKLLIGAWGTLGIITELTLRVYPLPEHHQTWLMGGSPEQLAQLLPDFLGNSLMPTCLDLLSPDWLTSTHLQGDLGLRVQFQGFRPAVQVQGERLKQLAQQAGVQITEIPDPLAGLGAGSLGGGGLRAKFGLLPNQGVLGLQIILAEITKLGLGRSLVFHWGAGIGEMHLLGNESALAKIVTIIRPLCQVRGGFFTVLDAPLSLKQSLDLWGYAGNAMALMGTIKQQFDPKGLFSPQRFVGGI is encoded by the coding sequence ATGACTGTGATTTCTGCCCAAGCAATGATTGAGACCCTCAGCACTATTGTTGGCCATGACAGCCTCCAGGCCTGGGCAGATCATCCCGATCATCTCACCTGGCAAAAGGCTTTAGATCCCCAATCCCAACCTGTAGCGGTGGTCTATCCGGCATCAGTGGCCCAAGTGCAGGAAATAATTAAGGTTGCAGCCAAGCAGGGATGGCGAATTTTACCCTTGGGTAGTGGCAGTAAGCTGGCCTGGGGGGGGTTAGGGGTTGCGGATATTTTCTTAAGTACGGCCCGCTTGAGTCAACTCATTGATCATGCCGCGGCGGATATGACTGTCACTGCCCAGGCCGGCATCACCTTCCAGTCCCTCCAACAGCACCTTAAACCTGAACAGCAATTTATTCCCCTGAATCCGATCCAGCCTAACCAGGCCACCCTAGGGGGAATTGCCTCCACGCGAGATACAGGTTCCCTGCGGCATCGGTATGGGACGATTCGAGATCTGTGCTTGGGGGTGCAGTTTGTCCGGGCTGATGGCACGTTGGTCAAGTCCGGGGGGCGAGTGGTGAAAAATGTTGCTGGCTATGACCTCCATAAGTTGTTGATCGGGGCCTGGGGGACATTGGGGATAATCACCGAATTAACGTTGCGGGTCTATCCTCTGCCGGAACACCATCAAACCTGGCTCATGGGTGGCTCCCCTGAGCAATTGGCCCAACTGCTGCCGGATTTCCTCGGTAATAGCCTCATGCCGACTTGTCTGGATTTGCTCTCTCCCGATTGGCTAACATCAACGCATTTACAGGGTGACTTGGGCCTACGGGTGCAATTTCAAGGCTTTAGGCCGGCAGTACAAGTGCAAGGGGAACGCCTCAAGCAGTTAGCTCAACAGGCCGGGGTACAGATTACGGAAATTCCCGATCCATTGGCGGGCCTGGGGGCTGGGAGTTTGGGGGGCGGGGGCTTGCGGGCTAAGTTTGGCCTGTTACCCAATCAAGGGGTGTTAGGCCTGCAAATAATCTTGGCTGAGATCACCAAACTGGGCCTGGGTCGTTCCCTGGTCTTCCATTGGGGGGCCGGGATTGGGGAAATGCACCTGCTGGGGAATGAATCCGCCTTAGCCAAAATTGTCACCATTATTCGTCCTCTCTGCCAGGTCCGCGGGGGATTTTTCACCGTCCTAGATGCGCCCTTGTCCCTCAAGCAAAGCCTGGATCTATGGGGCTACGCCGGGAATGCAATGGCACTGATGGGAACAATTAAGCAACAATTTGATCCCAAGGGCCTATTCAGTCCGCAACGTTTTGTCGGAGGGATTTAA
- a CDS encoding Uma2 family endonuclease, translated as MTLATTPDIIYPDSDGQPMADNTKQFNWIVLLKENLECLFANDPHVFVGGDLLWYPVEGQPEIRIAPDVLVALGRPKGDRGSYRQWQEDNVAPQVVFEILSPGNTLREMTKKLHFYERYGVEEYYIYDPDRHELTGLERIADKLELIDNIEAWTSPRLGIRFDWTPETLKVYYPDGKPFLSTVELAKQAEAAQMSVIVERERAELEKQRANQAEHQIELERNRTKLEQERAEQEKQRADQAEAEKQQLLERLRQAGLEP; from the coding sequence ATGACCCTAGCAACCACACCGGACATTATCTACCCCGATAGCGATGGGCAACCGATGGCCGACAATACGAAGCAATTTAATTGGATTGTCCTGCTGAAGGAAAATCTGGAATGTTTGTTTGCCAATGATCCCCATGTCTTTGTCGGCGGTGACTTGCTCTGGTATCCCGTGGAAGGCCAGCCAGAGATTCGGATTGCCCCGGATGTATTGGTGGCGTTGGGTCGTCCTAAGGGAGATCGCGGCTCCTATCGGCAGTGGCAGGAGGATAATGTTGCCCCCCAAGTGGTGTTTGAGATTCTGTCGCCTGGGAACACATTGAGGGAAATGACGAAAAAACTCCACTTTTATGAGCGGTATGGTGTGGAAGAATATTACATCTATGATCCGGATCGTCATGAACTCACAGGCCTGGAGCGAATTGCAGACAAGCTGGAATTGATTGACAACATCGAGGCCTGGACTAGCCCGCGTTTAGGGATTCGCTTTGACTGGACACCGGAAACCCTGAAAGTCTATTACCCAGATGGCAAACCATTTTTATCCACGGTTGAATTGGCCAAACAAGCTGAGGCGGCGCAAATGTCTGTGATTGTGGAGCGAGAACGGGCGGAATTGGAAAAACAACGGGCTAACCAAGCTGAGCACCAAATTGAACTTGAACGAAACCGAACAAAGCTAGAACAAGAGCGCGCTGAGCAGGAAAAACAACGGGCAGACCAGGCCGAGGCGGAAAAACAACAACTCTTAGAACGACTGCGGCAAGCTGGCCTGGAACCATAA
- a CDS encoding alpha/beta fold hydrolase, translating into MVPDLVQDYRILRLDNRGIGQSSTSEHEYRVTDLAQDIAVLLEYLGINAVHVAGHSLGGQIAQELVFLAPGKVKSLILLATWAMPDPKFQALMQLLGDLATRLEMRFYLKSLVHWLFSDRFFATPQALGQLLETLDSIPDLPSPQALVHQSQAIIQSNTVSRLASIHCPALILHGDQDLITPIKFAHQLAQGIPQAQLAILPETGDGSIIESPQLVTGAMLAFLKSIKGEERKS; encoded by the coding sequence ATGGTACCGGATTTAGTTCAAGATTACCGAATCTTACGCTTGGATAATCGGGGCATTGGACAGAGTTCCACTTCTGAACATGAATACCGTGTTACCGATCTCGCCCAGGATATTGCTGTGCTTTTAGAGTATTTAGGCATTAATGCGGTTCATGTGGCGGGTCATTCCTTGGGGGGGCAAATTGCCCAAGAACTGGTGTTTCTGGCTCCTGGAAAAGTCAAAAGCCTGATTTTATTGGCAACTTGGGCGATGCCGGATCCGAAATTCCAGGCCCTGATGCAATTATTGGGTGATTTAGCAACCCGGCTTGAGATGCGGTTTTACCTCAAGTCTTTGGTGCATTGGCTATTTAGTGATCGTTTCTTTGCAACTCCCCAGGCCCTTGGGCAACTCCTAGAGACCCTCGACTCAATTCCCGACTTACCCTCACCTCAGGCCTTAGTTCATCAAAGCCAGGCCATCATCCAGAGCAACACTGTTAGCCGCCTAGCCTCAATTCACTGCCCGGCCCTAATTCTCCACGGAGATCAGGATTTGATCACCCCAATTAAATTTGCCCACCAGTTAGCCCAAGGGATCCCCCAGGCCCAGTTGGCAATCCTACCTGAAACCGGCGATGGTTCTATCATTGAGTCGCCCCAATTGGTTACAGGCGCAATGCTGGCTTTTCTGAAGTCCATCAAGGGGGAGGAGCGCAAATCCTAA
- a CDS encoding WD40 repeat domain-containing protein, whose product MQHILQQMRGATAGANYGAGNLLNLMQTLDLDLTGADFSGLTIAQADLQNALLHRVNFHGCTFSHVLFAESFNSPYVSALSPDNRYLVMTGPDGLAHMWDVATGTRQLTLAAHQGLALGIAFSPNSQVLATASFDRTLKFWQIPSGVCLEVISTPAPVWSGCYSVDGACFYLGLEDGRILAWDVNRHEWGEEFKAHAATVASLAIHPQAPVLVSSGYDRCIKLWHLPTQTALAHLTAHSDNVWKVEFSPDGTVLATAGFDGVTRLWDTQGLEAISHSPNSDPVGIPSLPCLHTLSLHRGQLLGLSFSPDGSLVATAGQDSVIPLWQVSTGQPVATLAGHRDLIWSVVFSQDGQSLYSVSNNEIKFWSVAARLCERTLHGLSVTCRTLAIHPGGTRLVTGGNDRQIRLWDLTTGHCQRLLSAHAGPVICLTLCGDGSVLASIDDEGILKFWDLETGTCRHTCNTGLVALYVSGGDHPNFPLIAISSTAKVIQLWNYRTAELVRTLAIPESLGHPHVVVMHPHQPLMATGHHTGQLYLWNLTSDQPHQTLSGQASKPWTIAFHPEQPLIASGGDDCTVSVWNYETNTVLHTLVGHTAAVAWVAFNSDGRLLASGAGDNTVRIWDMTTGQCLHSLSEHQAKVTAVAFNPRPRTDYNCPNVLISSSFDETIRLWDADTGTRLKILRPDRIYEGMNLINASGLSEAEKLTLKTLGAIIS is encoded by the coding sequence ATGCAGCATATTCTCCAGCAAATGCGGGGGGCGACAGCGGGGGCAAATTATGGCGCGGGCAATCTCCTCAACCTGATGCAAACCTTAGACCTGGATTTAACGGGGGCGGATTTTTCCGGATTAACCATTGCCCAGGCCGATCTTCAAAATGCGCTTCTACACCGGGTTAACTTTCACGGCTGCACCTTCTCCCATGTTTTATTTGCCGAATCCTTTAATAGCCCTTATGTGTCGGCCCTCAGTCCTGATAATCGCTACTTAGTCATGACCGGCCCCGATGGACTGGCCCATATGTGGGATGTGGCGACCGGAACCCGACAACTCACACTAGCTGCACATCAGGGCCTAGCCTTAGGGATTGCCTTTAGTCCCAATAGCCAGGTCTTAGCCACGGCCAGTTTTGATCGCACCCTTAAGTTTTGGCAAATTCCGTCCGGGGTGTGTCTGGAAGTCATCTCAACTCCGGCCCCGGTTTGGAGTGGTTGTTATAGCGTGGATGGGGCGTGTTTTTATCTGGGCCTGGAAGATGGCCGGATTCTCGCTTGGGATGTTAACCGCCATGAATGGGGAGAGGAGTTCAAGGCCCATGCCGCAACCGTTGCCAGTTTAGCCATCCATCCCCAGGCCCCGGTGTTAGTGAGTAGTGGCTATGACCGCTGTATTAAACTGTGGCATCTCCCCACCCAAACTGCCCTCGCACACCTAACAGCCCACAGCGATAATGTTTGGAAAGTAGAATTTTCTCCTGATGGAACTGTCTTAGCAACGGCCGGATTTGATGGCGTGACGCGGTTGTGGGATACCCAGGGCCTGGAGGCAATTTCTCATTCCCCAAATTCCGATCCGGTTGGCATTCCCTCACTTCCCTGTCTTCACACCCTGAGTCTCCATCGCGGCCAACTGTTGGGATTATCCTTCAGTCCTGATGGCAGCCTCGTGGCCACGGCCGGACAAGATAGCGTGATTCCATTATGGCAAGTGAGTACAGGCCAGCCAGTTGCGACGTTAGCTGGACATCGAGATTTAATTTGGTCGGTCGTCTTTAGCCAAGATGGTCAGTCTCTTTACAGCGTCAGTAACAATGAAATTAAGTTTTGGTCAGTGGCGGCGCGTCTGTGTGAGCGGACATTACATGGGTTGAGTGTCACCTGTCGCACGTTGGCAATTCATCCAGGTGGTACCCGTCTAGTCACAGGTGGTAATGATCGACAAATTCGTCTTTGGGATTTAACTACCGGCCACTGTCAACGACTCCTATCCGCCCACGCCGGCCCCGTCATTTGCTTAACCCTCTGTGGCGATGGCTCGGTTCTGGCTAGTATTGACGATGAAGGCATCCTCAAGTTCTGGGACTTAGAAACGGGGACTTGTCGGCATACTTGTAATACTGGCCTGGTGGCACTCTATGTCAGTGGGGGCGATCATCCCAATTTTCCTCTCATTGCTATCTCCAGCACTGCCAAGGTGATTCAACTTTGGAACTATCGCACCGCAGAACTGGTTCGCACCCTGGCTATCCCCGAATCCTTGGGCCATCCCCATGTTGTTGTCATGCACCCCCACCAACCCCTGATGGCCACAGGACACCACACCGGGCAGCTTTATCTCTGGAATTTAACATCCGATCAACCTCATCAAACCCTGAGTGGCCAGGCCAGTAAACCTTGGACAATTGCTTTTCACCCGGAGCAACCCCTGATTGCCAGTGGCGGTGACGATTGTACGGTGAGTGTTTGGAATTATGAAACCAATACAGTTCTCCATACCCTTGTGGGTCATACAGCAGCCGTGGCGTGGGTCGCGTTTAACTCTGATGGGCGGCTATTGGCGAGTGGTGCGGGCGATAACACGGTGCGGATTTGGGATATGACAACTGGCCAATGCTTACACAGCCTCAGCGAGCACCAGGCCAAAGTAACTGCTGTTGCCTTTAATCCTAGGCCCCGAACAGATTACAACTGCCCTAATGTGTTGATCAGTAGCAGCTTTGATGAAACGATTCGCCTCTGGGATGCCGACACCGGAACCCGTCTTAAAATCTTACGACCAGATCGAATTTATGAGGGGATGAATCTGATTAATGCCAGCGGACTCTCAGAAGCCGAAAAGTTAACGTTAAAAACCTTAGGGGCGATCATTTCTTAA
- a CDS encoding nuclear transport factor 2 family protein: MTRSYLSAFLALTLATSSGGISSLTAQAQGNVSRPAVPTELQALIQKIDTAANQRDLAALLEFYAPSFSSTDGLNREILEKVIKRLWEEYPTLTYRTTVNRWKRHATGWDIELTTTINGKGQFQEQPLTLESNLSSRQKIVNGQITWQDITSEQTKMTSGSAPPTVQFNLPTAVKLGQDYNLDVIVQEPLGESLLLGTAIVQPITPETYLKSPPLKLELLPAGGLFKIGRAPNQAGSQWISIALIRDTGKILMTQRLRIGQP; this comes from the coding sequence ATGACCCGTTCCTATTTGTCTGCTTTCTTGGCGTTGACCCTAGCCACCAGTAGCGGTGGAATTAGTAGCTTAACAGCCCAGGCCCAGGGAAATGTCTCTCGCCCAGCCGTCCCCACAGAACTGCAAGCCCTGATCCAGAAAATTGATACGGCGGCTAATCAACGGGATTTGGCAGCACTTTTAGAGTTTTATGCCCCCAGTTTTAGCTCTACGGATGGTCTGAATCGGGAAATACTTGAGAAAGTCATTAAACGCCTTTGGGAAGAGTATCCTACCCTCACCTATCGCACCACCGTCAATCGTTGGAAACGTCATGCCACAGGCTGGGACATTGAACTCACCACCACCATTAACGGCAAAGGTCAGTTCCAAGAACAACCCCTAACCCTCGAGTCCAACCTGAGTAGTCGGCAAAAAATCGTCAACGGGCAAATTACCTGGCAAGACATTACCTCAGAGCAAACGAAGATGACCTCTGGCTCGGCTCCACCCACAGTCCAATTTAATCTCCCCACCGCTGTCAAGCTCGGCCAAGATTACAACTTAGATGTCATTGTGCAAGAACCCCTGGGTGAATCCCTCCTCCTAGGAACTGCCATCGTTCAACCCATCACCCCAGAGACCTATCTCAAATCTCCCCCCCTCAAACTAGAACTTTTGCCAGCCGGTGGACTATTCAAAATTGGCCGGGCCCCCAACCAGGCCGGGAGTCAATGGATTTCCATCGCCCTGATTCGGGATACTGGTAAAATCCTTATGACCCAGCGACTACGGATTGGCCAACCATGA
- a CDS encoding Uma2 family endonuclease, with protein sequence MTLATTPDIIYPDSDGQPMADNTKQFNWIVLLKENLECLFANDPHVFVGGDLLWYPVEGQPEIRIAPDVLVALGRPKGDRGSYRQWQEDNVAPQVVFEILSPGNTLREMTKKLHFYERYGVEEYYIYDPDRHELTGLERIADKLELIDNIEAWTSPRLGIRFDWTPETLKVYYPDGKPFLSTVELAKQAEAAQMSVIVERERAELEKQRADQAEAENLRLLELLRKAGIEP encoded by the coding sequence ATGACCCTAGCAACCACACCGGACATTATCTACCCCGATAGCGATGGGCAACCGATGGCCGACAATACGAAGCAATTTAATTGGATTGTCCTGCTGAAGGAAAATCTGGAATGTTTGTTTGCCAATGATCCCCATGTCTTTGTCGGCGGTGACTTGCTCTGGTATCCCGTGGAAGGCCAGCCAGAGATTCGGATTGCCCCGGATGTATTGGTGGCGTTGGGTCGTCCTAAGGGAGATCGCGGCTCCTATCGGCAGTGGCAGGAGGATAATGTTGCCCCCCAAGTGGTGTTTGAGATTCTGTCGCCTGGGAACACATTGAGGGAAATGACGAAAAAACTCCACTTTTATGAGCGGTATGGTGTGGAAGAATATTACATCTATGATCCGGATCGTCATGAACTCACAGGCCTGGAGCGAATTGCAGACAAGCTGGAATTGATTGACAACATCGAGGCCTGGACTAGCCCGCGTTTAGGGATTCGCTTTGACTGGACACCGGAAACCCTGAAAGTCTATTACCCAGATGGCAAACCATTTTTATCCACGGTTGAATTGGCCAAACAAGCTGAGGCGGCGCAAATGTCTGTGATTGTGGAGCGAGAACGGGCGGAACTGGAAAAACAACGGGCAGACCAGGCCGAGGCAGAAAATCTCCGGTTACTGGAACTTCTCCGCAAGGCTGGGATTGAACCTTAA
- a CDS encoding NB-ARC domain-containing protein — MDFGQGLAVADETIFTKTGRRLGQVERAVLAGCWQEQTYEEIADQTGYSLSYINRTVAPKLWQTLSYALEERVTKKNFRFCLERHWRNHQAPDAHPDTNPSSPTSAPELAPKLAIESSPATPPPALDWGDALDVSFFYGRTSELQTLENWIVQDRCRLVGILGLGGMGKTSLSIKLAQTVQGDFEIIIWRTVRNAPHLTTLLADLIPLLSRQQTTQASLSQFLELLRQSRCLLVLDNLETLLDAQAAGQFRPGYEDYGELLRLVGETPHPSCLVVTSRERPTEISVLAGTEAAVRLWQLEGSWDVAQALFAAKNLKGTIPEQQELGHRYSYCPLMLKIIATSIQDLFNGEIAAFLATEALFFNGVRRLLDQQFQRLSPLEQTVMYELAIGREGLGLEALLEMGLTPLPKRKLLETLEALTTRCLIEKQTQGYTQQPVVMEYVTDVLVEQVTAELLTGELNLFLTHALLQASRKDYIRTTQARLILQPIAANLQAQFPTPASLNQ; from the coding sequence ATGGATTTTGGGCAGGGGTTGGCCGTTGCGGATGAGACTATCTTTACCAAAACGGGACGGCGATTAGGGCAGGTGGAGCGGGCCGTCTTAGCAGGCTGTTGGCAGGAACAAACCTACGAAGAAATTGCCGATCAAACCGGGTATTCCCTCAGTTACATTAACCGCACTGTTGCTCCAAAACTCTGGCAGACTCTTTCCTATGCTTTAGAGGAACGGGTAACAAAGAAGAATTTCCGGTTTTGCTTAGAACGACATTGGCGCAATCACCAGGCCCCTGATGCCCATCCCGATACCAACCCTAGTTCTCCCACTTCAGCCCCAGAGTTAGCCCCAAAATTAGCGATAGAATCATCTCCTGCTACCCCGCCGCCTGCTTTGGATTGGGGAGATGCCCTGGATGTTTCGTTTTTTTATGGGCGAACTTCCGAACTCCAGACCTTAGAGAACTGGATTGTCCAAGATCGTTGTCGGTTGGTGGGTATCCTTGGCCTGGGGGGTATGGGCAAAACCTCCCTCTCGATTAAGCTGGCCCAAACGGTTCAAGGGGATTTTGAGATTATTATTTGGCGAACCGTCCGCAATGCCCCGCACCTGACCACGTTGTTAGCCGATCTGATTCCGCTGCTGTCGCGTCAACAAACCACCCAGGCCAGCCTCAGTCAGTTTTTAGAGTTACTCCGTCAATCCCGCTGTCTTTTGGTTTTAGATAATTTAGAAACCCTTTTAGATGCCCAGGCGGCCGGCCAATTTCGTCCCGGTTATGAAGACTACGGCGAACTGTTGCGGTTAGTCGGTGAAACGCCCCATCCCAGTTGTCTAGTGGTCACAAGTCGGGAGCGGCCAACAGAAATTTCCGTTTTAGCAGGGACAGAAGCTGCCGTGCGTCTTTGGCAACTGGAGGGATCATGGGACGTGGCCCAGGCCTTGTTTGCCGCCAAAAACCTCAAAGGAACAATCCCAGAGCAACAGGAACTTGGCCATCGCTATAGTTATTGCCCCCTGATGCTCAAAATTATTGCGACTTCAATTCAAGACCTGTTCAATGGCGAAATTGCCGCATTTTTGGCCACGGAGGCTCTCTTTTTTAATGGGGTGCGGCGACTGTTGGATCAACAATTTCAACGGCTTTCTCCCCTGGAACAAACGGTGATGTATGAACTGGCCATTGGTCGGGAGGGCCTGGGCCTGGAAGCCTTACTGGAGATGGGTCTGACACCCCTGCCTAAGCGCAAACTCCTCGAAACCCTGGAAGCCCTCACCACTCGCTGCCTGATTGAAAAGCAAACCCAAGGTTATACCCAACAGCCTGTGGTCATGGAATATGTCACCGATGTTTTAGTGGAACAGGTCACGGCGGAATTGCTGACTGGCGAACTCAATCTGTTTTTGACCCATGCCCTCCTCCAGGCCAGCCGCAAAGACTATATTCGCACCACCCAGGCCCGCCTGATCCTCCAACCCATTGCCGCCAATCTCCAGGCCCAGTTTCCGACTCCTGCTTCTCTCAACCAGTAA
- a CDS encoding septum site-determining protein MinC — translation MTAMEQNPQDIPTPNASPAPALSTAFPDLEASQPVGAITDFGINLYSQAGQLILQLPPEIPGDWEGVWQQLQLHLQARTPFWSPHSHLEVRVGNRLLDQRQLQQLAEAFNPVQINLQRISTSRRQTAIAAATLGYAVEQTLANSPFTDPEVPPPEAVPTPNPLYLQTTLRSGHEICHGGSVIVVGDLNPGSTIIAGGDILVWGRIRGVVHAGASGNLSARIMGLYLAATQLRIGDFIARSPTPPKDFYPEVAYATPNGIQIAPASHLHLA, via the coding sequence ATGACGGCAATGGAGCAAAATCCTCAAGATATCCCTACTCCTAATGCCTCCCCAGCACCTGCATTAAGCACCGCATTTCCCGATCTAGAAGCCAGCCAACCAGTCGGAGCCATCACCGATTTTGGTATCAATCTCTATAGCCAAGCGGGGCAACTCATTCTCCAACTACCGCCGGAAATTCCTGGAGACTGGGAAGGGGTTTGGCAACAATTACAACTCCATCTCCAGGCCCGGACTCCGTTTTGGTCTCCCCACAGCCATCTAGAAGTGCGGGTAGGGAATCGCCTCCTCGATCAACGCCAACTCCAACAACTTGCCGAAGCTTTTAACCCGGTTCAAATTAACTTACAAAGAATTAGCACCAGTCGTCGTCAAACCGCCATTGCCGCTGCCACCCTTGGTTATGCCGTGGAGCAAACTCTGGCCAATTCCCCCTTCACCGACCCGGAAGTTCCCCCCCCAGAGGCAGTGCCCACCCCTAACCCCCTGTATCTACAAACAACCCTCCGATCCGGCCATGAAATTTGCCATGGTGGTTCGGTGATTGTCGTGGGGGACTTGAACCCAGGCAGCACCATTATTGCTGGTGGAGATATTTTAGTTTGGGGGCGAATTCGCGGGGTTGTCCATGCTGGAGCTAGTGGCAACTTATCAGCCCGAATTATGGGACTCTATCTGGCTGCAACACAACTGCGAATTGGCGACTTCATTGCCCGTAGTCCAACCCCCCCCAAGGATTTCTATCCCGAAGTTGCCTATGCCACCCCCAACGGGATCCAGATTGCCCCCGCTAGTCACCTTCACCTGGCCTAA